Proteins from one Malaya genurostris strain Urasoe2022 chromosome 2, Malgen_1.1, whole genome shotgun sequence genomic window:
- the LOC131427350 gene encoding MPN domain-containing protein CG4751 encodes MSTKASEEESHHDESDITDEFIDDDGDRYFPGKTVTLQMLLGANVLQPGKAAMSIEYLGQKFIGDLLPDGKIKSHETETIFCSPSAWAIYCKRIINPDKKSGCGWASVKYKGRKLDAYKAAYHRKQLLKEKDHKDETITNEDIVEEIEEDKTAMEPPPVRRNVMQHNTVSNRNILHDANTLIESIPFTSIGKMQPFLVTVTTSTILLMDFHCHLTNNEVCGYLGGTWDINAHNLSITHAFPCRNSRFDRDKAAMCELQIQKLMVKKSLHLVGWYHSHPRFPVQPTLRDCDAQLEYQIKMRGPTEASYTPCVGFICSPYNDDDMSTESSIMSFWVLPPPENRPAEYGRPMLMSYSLVPDETLSEEIKEEMMLTVDYYKQFKRELINFQSVYKNDITYIEKLKKTLQSKFPLDSTNGHFWNWIRELLGLDHEEIVIIPEPPPPPPSSAPISIPKLPEPLSAQTVVNLTQTEDGGISSEGKHEDDFERISEMGDSDVISLKDDDVKIPSLAVPSLQAQLKRPSGLNMTPSPLSSSLVVLPPNLNQNSSNNNNNSTSGNANSINNHGGSITTNTSPRDSPITIPSNSASPAKFEIPVRASPSPAKSDTSSCRSRTRNSPAPSPGKLSIGDILGTGNRNSPTLSSLIGNMGGNVSNIHDLYAATFASLGSSIPPNLLSQDYASLFQNTKRDEYGLSALNALAQVAAASGISNSQINETLLHSLNRSMTSKSGQTSTVTTGSATMTSTTAPSSAAVATNSSGLPAIPNMKEFMQQLEKGNLSLLMQSQYANPLAGMSGLTGQPSTGPGSLVAGGTGGSGGKSSRSSSKSRTKSQQQQQQHQQSVQQQLQQAQQNLLQQQQQQQHHSLMDYADFMSKSDQNKLADLMKSPEYSQMLLQQAQALGSLGSEISIIKKPSSKGSSSGATNNSNTNNSNSNVGSSNKKDSASDLISKLRTIFSTDSYLPPMPTAADINLLADQSQKVPEIQQILNSGNLDDIQVLLKAQSLSNNTLDFATFLQGTSGVGSNIGAGEGSSKASRNAAAKEERGREKERERERERERERERERERERDNANAAAAAAAAMNPYLSASNLSALFEPVQRSSSNKSNKADKNKNTADRSTTNASSNPAEMLNSLFTSAVGGTSAADMNALLYGQGKMASDLSMLFGGVSSASTSSANSSTTSTAAAAAAAKQSLDYLSMFPNFSSVKLPEMSALFQSDKFEIPDPLAKATLEANNMYLAPSASLLKLQQDAFNSMMMKPPKSSSSSTSSSSKIETPPPIAASPGARSTPTKSASRDSPSLGPKYNFSAVDLAVSSVPLAASSPLGAADLSRKAPQTPPVDMSALQANQHTPPTPSATSQILPPYKKRMEFSSIADLVAAPPSKMPKMSSDSLDP; translated from the exons atgtcaacaaaagccaGCGAAGAGGAGTCCCACcatgacgaaagtgacattacgGATGAGTTTATCGATGAT GACGGTGACCGGTACTTTCCCGGGAAAACGGTCACGTTGCAGATGTTATTAGGAGCTAATGTTCTTCAACCGGGAAAAGCTGCTATGAGCATAGAGTATTTG GGGCAAAAGTTTATTGGAGACTTATTACCGGATGGAAAAATAAAATCACACGAAACCGAAACAATCTTCTGTTCGCCCAGTGCTTGGGCTATCTACTGTAAACGTATCATAAATCCGGACAAAAAATCTGGTTGTGGATGGGCATCGGTGAAGTATAAAGGTCGGAAATTGGATGCCTACAAGGCGGCATACCATCGGAAACAGTTGCTCAAGGAGAAAGATCACAAAGATGAAACGATCACGAATGAAG ACATTGTAGAGGAAATTGAGGAAGACAAAACAGCAATGGAGCCACCGCCTGTGCGAAGAAATGTGATGCAGCATAATACGGTTAGCAATCGCAACATTTTGCA TGATGCAAATACATTGATTGAATCGATTCCATTTACGTCAATTGGTAAAATGCAACCATTTTTGGTGACGGTTACTACCTCTACCATCCTGTTGATGGATTTCCACTGTCATCTGACAAACAACGAAGTTTGCGGATATCTTGGTGGAACATGGGACATCAATGCACACAATCTTTCAATCACGCATGCATTTCCGTGCCGAAATTCGCGCTTCGATCGAGATAAGGCAGCGATGTGCGAGCTGCAGATACAAAAACTTATGGTCAAGAAAAGTCTCCACTTAGTAGGTTGGTATCATTCGCATCCGCGCTTTCCGGTACAGCCTACGCTAAGAGATTGTGATGCCCAGCtggaatatcaaattaaaatgcgAGGTCCCACTGAAGCGTCTTACACTCCATGCGTTGGATTTATTTGCT CCCCTTACAACGATGATGACATGTCGACAGAATCCAGCATTATGTCCTTTTGGGTACTGCCTCCACCAGAGAATCGTCCGGCCGAGTATGGTCGCCCCATGCTGATGTCCTACTCGTTGGTCCCCGATGAAACTCTTTCCGAAGAAATCAAGGAGGAAATGATGCTCACCGTCGATTACTACAAGCAATTCAAACGGGAACTGATCAACTTCCAATCGGTTTATAAAAATGATATTACCTatattgaaaaactgaaaaaaactttGCAATCTAAGTTTCCTCTGGACTCAACCAATGGACATTTTTGGAACTGGATCCGTGAACTGTTGGGATTGGACCACgaagaaatagtgatcataccggaacctcctcctcctcctccttcgTCGGCACCAATCAGCATCCCTAAACTACCGGAACCACTATCGGCACAGACTGTTGTGAATTTAACACAGACCGAAGACGGCGGTATTTCTTCGGAGGGAAAACATGAGGACGATTTTGAAAGGATTTCAGAAATGGGTGATTCTGATGTCATTTCACTAAAGGATGATGATGTAAAAATACCCTCACTTGCCGTTCCTAGCCTACAAGCTCAATTAAAACGCCCATCCGGTTTGAACATGACACCTTCGCCCCTTTCCAGCTCACTCGTTGTGCTGCCACCGAATCTCAACCAGAATagcagtaataataataataacagtacTTCAGGCAATGCCAACAGCATTAACAATCACGGTGGATCGATAACTACGAACACGTCTCCTAGAGACAGCCCCATCACGATTCCGTCGAACTCAGCAAGTCCCGCAAAATTCGAGATTCCAGTTCGTGCAAGTCCTTCTCCTGCCAAATCCGATACGTCGTCCTGTCGTAGCCGTACAAGAAATTCACCAGCTCCCAGTCCAGGTAAATTATCGATTGGTGATATTCTTGGGACGGGCAATCGAAACAGTCCTACCTTGAGCTCGTTGATTGGCAACATGGGTGGCAACGTTTCCAACATTCATGATCTTTATGCCGCGACGTTCGCTTCATTAGGCAGTTCCATTCCGCCGAATCTTCTATCGCAGGATTATGCCTCTCTGTTCCAGAATACCAAACGGGACGAATATGGATTATCGGCTCTTAATGCCCTCGCACAAGTGGCGGCTGCTTCCGGAATCTCCAACTCGCAGATAAACGAAACTCTTCTGCATAGTCTCAACAGAAGTATGACTTCGAAGTCCGGTCAAACGTCAACCGTAACCACTGGGTCGGCTACAATGACCTCCACCACAGCCCCATCGTCTGCGGCAGTAGCTACCAATTCTTCCGGATTGCCTGCCATTCCCAACATGAAAGAATTCATGCAACAGCTTGAAAAGGGCAATCTAAGCTTATTGATGCAGTCCCAGTATGCCAACCCGTTGGCAGGAATGTCTGGACTAACTGGACAACCGTCCACCGGTCCAGGCTCGTTAGTTGCAGGAGGAACGGGCG GTTCCGGTGGAAAATCCAGTCGTTCCTCAAGCAAGTCTCGAACGAAAtctcaacaacaacagcagcaacatcaGCAATCAGTTCAACAGCAACTCCAACAAGCTCAACAAAATCTGctgcagcaacagcaacaacaacagcatcatTCCCTAATGGACTACGCGGATTTCATGAGTAAATCGGATCAGAACAAACTGGCAGACTTAATGAAATCACCCGAATACTCACAAATGTTGCTCCAGCAGGCTCAAGCTCTGGGCAGTCTAGGGAGCGAAATATCGATCATAAAAAAACCTTCCTCCAAAGGAAGCTCGAGTGGGgccaccaacaacagcaacaccaacaacagcaacagcaacgtcGGTAGCAGCAATAAGAAGGATTCTGCCAGTGATTTAATTTCCAAATTAAGAACAATTTTCTCCACCGATTCATATTTACCGCCTATGCCAACGGCTGCGGATATTAATTTGCTGGCCGATCAGTCCCAGAAAGTTCCGGAGATTCAACAGATTTTAAATTCGGGTAACTTGGACGACATACAGGTATTATTGAAAGCGCAATCATTGTCCAACAACACGTTGGATTTTGCCACGTTCCTTCAAGGAACTTCTGGCGTTGGTTCTAACATTGGTGCAGGCGAAGGAAGCAGTAAAGCTAGCCGGAATGCTGCTGCTAAAGAGGAAAGAGGTCGTGAGAAGGAAAGAGAACGGGAAAgggaacgggaacgggaacgCGAACGTGAgcgagaaagagaaagagataaTGCAAATGCAGCGGCAGCCGCTGCAGCCGCCATGAATCCCTATCTTTCCGCCAGCAATCTGTCGGCACTTTTCGAACCTGTTCAGAGATCATCCTCCAATAAATCTAACAAAGccgataaaaacaaaaacacagcCGATCGTAGTACAACAAATGCATCGTCGAATCCAGCCGAAATGTTGAATAGCTTGTTCACCTCAGCCGTTGGTGGAACCAGTGCGGCTGACATGAACGCGCTGCTCTATGGACAAGGGAAAATGGCTTCCGATTTGAGTATGCTTTTTGGAGGTGTGAGTTCAGCTTCAACATCATCGGCAAATTCCAGCACAACGTCAACCGCAGCTGCGGCGGCAGCAGCAAAACAAAGTTTGGACTATCTTTCAATGTTTCCGAATTTTTCATCGGTCAAATTGCCGGAAATGTCCGCTCTTTTCCAGTCTGATAAATTTGAAATTCCGGATCCACTAGCTAAAGCTACACTCGAAGCAAACAATATGTATCTGGCGCCTTCGGCTTCACTACTGAAACTCCAGCAGGACGCATTCAACTCAATGATGATGAAACCGCCGAAATCGTCCTCTTCATCTACGTCATCATCGAGCAAAATTGAAACTCCGCCCCCGATCgcagcttcgcccggtgcacgATCCACACCAACCAAGTCCGCTAGCCGCGACAGTCCCTCTCTGGGACCAAAATACAACTTTAGCGCAGTAGATCTTGCCGTATCCAGTGTTCCTCTGGCTGCTTCCTCGCCACTGGGTGCAGCGGACTTGTCCCGGAAAGCACCCCAAACACCACCGGTTGATATGTCAGCTTTACAAGCGAATCAGCACACTCCGCCGACACCGTCCGCAACGTCACAAATTTTGCCTCCGTACAAGAAGCGCATGGAATTCTCTTCGATTGCCGATCTGGTCGCGGCTCCACCCAGTAAAATGCCGAAAATGTCATCCGACAGTTTGGACCCCTAG
- the LOC131432351 gene encoding COP9 signalosome complex subunit 8 codes for MFSEKIRQLTLLLEKQELEAPNGIVSVQLYSELFAAYLYRNDLCNARFLWKRIPTSVKTGHAELEQMYKVYQCLWNNDTAGFYKVINHDWTKHVSELMFELKDKIQQETINLIGRAYSSIFENVFAEMTNQTPDMIDELCKNQNWEIIDGPHPRLILPKHPAADKPLVVSSEDQLQKLTDFVSFLEN; via the exons ATGTTTTCGGAAAAAATTCGACAGCTAACGTTATTGTTGGAGAAACAAGAACTAGAG GCGCCCAACGGGATTGTATCAGTTCAACTATACTCAGAACTTTTCGCGGCATATCTGTACCGGAACGATCt ctGCAATGCTCGGTTCCTATGGAAACGAATACCAACGAGTGTGAAAACTGGTCACGCCGAATTGGAGCAGATGTACAAAGTCTACCAGTGCCTGTGGAACAACGACACGGCCGGTTTCTACAAGGTTATCAATCATGATTGGACGAAGCACGTATCGGAATTGATGTTTGAACTTAAAGACAAAATACAACAGGAAACAATTAACTTGATTGGTCGAGCATACagttcaatttttgaaaatgtattcGCCGAAATGACAAACCAAACTCCGGACATGATAGATGAACTATGTAAAAACCAGAATTGGGAAATTATTGACGGTCCTCATCCGAGGTTGATACTGCCGAAGCATCCAGCTGCTGATAAACCACTTGTAGTCAGTTCAGAAGATCAGTTGCAGAAATTGACtgattttgtttcgtttttggagaacTAG